The following coding sequences are from one Schizosaccharomyces osmophilus chromosome 1, complete sequence window:
- the pom34 gene encoding nucleoporin Pom34, with amino-acid sequence MTTPFSQSVFAQSLFEENPAKNAEIIEPSTQTSPFLVSKRQKDVGGDLRRSKTTSDVHPVASSLEDANSDASTSSKLLPIQEIPKQQDHSGPPPSGYWKHPVVDTVSKRLHDQIPTDRTWSRMISNLFALVCFQFLKCFLPKTNSIKFASWALQFLLVLNILEAFWQFIRPRPTFDDLKLSPSQRKLLGLPPADPSSTRVPGPSFQQSSKMSSLKTFPSQRSTTWA; translated from the coding sequence ATGACTACTCCGTTTTCGCAGTCTGTTTTTGCTCAATCTCTCTTCGAAGAGAACCCAGCAAAAAATGCAGAGATAATTGAGCCATCAACACAAACTTCGCCATTCCTTGTTTCGAAACGACAAAAAGATGTAGGTGGAGACTTACGACGCTCTAAAACCACTTCGGACGTTCATCCAGTTGCGTCGTCATTGGAAGATGCAAATTCCGACGCGTCTACTTCGTCAAAATTGCTTCCTATTCAGgaaattccaaaacaacaagaTCATTCAGGACCTCCTCCTTCTGGCTATTGGAAACACCCTGTCGTTGATACTGTCTCCAAACGTCTTCACGATCAGATCCCTACCGACCGCACTTGGAGCCGCATGATTTCTAATCTTTTTGCTCTCGTTTGCTTTCAATTTCTAAAGTGCTTCCTTCCAAAAACGAACTCTATCAAATTTGCTTCTTGGGCGCTTCAGTTTTTGCTGGTCCTTAACATCCTCGAGGCTTTTTGGCAATTTATTCGCCCTCGACCTACTTTTGATGATTTAAAGCTAAGTCCTAGTCAAAGGAAGCTTCTTGGTTTACCGCCAGCTGATCCAAGTTCCACTCGCGTGCCAGGCCCTAGCTTTCAACAGTCTAGCAAGATGTCAAGTTTAAAGACTTTTCCTTCACAGCGAAGCACTACTTGGGCttag
- the crp79 gene encoding poly(A) binding protein Crp79, translating to MNNSKVSIPGQYEDESCVIYIGNLDSRVSDEEIINLFSKYGQVVSLFRRLLDSFYPKEKPKTFKPPRNGVQYGFVRFSNRDGVEAVLKDAKGMVLGKRKLSIKARVVNPSKLTEKTQKKMNDSPNFETPNNEIKSNTENDIQTVNQKPRSNSPKSSISKVINPSEVQTQQTNKATYTPASTDSNFKEAVLSLGLEEFSMQAAPTAFSSTFTLTVMNIPAEMTPIDLYNYFKAVGTVKGTAVSQFTDQKGDRYGEVIMDSLEACKSAIHVLSGSHFNGSKLDVSMKKVAYPNNRALNLTPSTESLWPFPQENYGNAFCKNDANNNGMTWMMGSPTKERYQWGSSAEQLDISTYSKNNIPRNNNALPSISQWESLQASSMHSAPVDPCNLYVKNLDDTVISTKDQLEAIFSPFGNITSSMLACYPNSGISKGYGFVAFHRIEEAIAAKERLNGAMIGKKRIFVCFAERKTDRIRRLQELFAEQRTTGNGSPSSIFVRPEKTVPVTIRKPEESAKSLLSSTQSITNTEDENKQNSTVDENRNEVHDTATPKKGLPKEDKREKAPLKENLNSTEIPAKKRMSIKSQSIANNLKKIEEMLNRKKLKSSCFVPRAKATTCTTLTYVTVEPIHYQEDELLLEDTFPKANHTKTDPDMSMRFKQMSSSLYPDSNKENFESTVKVGNASPSAIQLSQL from the exons ATGAATAATTCAAAAGTGTCAATTCCTGGACAATACGAAGACGAAAGCTGTGTTATATATATTGGAAACCTTGATTCCCGTGTTTCGGATGAAGAAATCATTaaccttttttcaaaatatg GACAAGTAGTTTCACTTTTTCGTCGGCTGCTCGACAGCTTTTacccaaaagaaaaaccaaagacGTTTAAGCCGCCAAGAAATGGAGTTCAATACGGGTTTGTACGATTTTCCAATCGTGACGGCGTTGAGGCCGTTCTTAAGGATGCTAAAGGAATGGtgcttggaaaaagaaaact ATCTATCAAAGCAAGAGTAGTTAATCCTTCAAAACTTACTGAAAAGAcccaaaagaagatgaatgACTCACCAAACTTTGAAACACCCAATAACgaaatcaaatcaaatACAGAAAATGATATTCAAACTGTAAACCAAAAACCAAGGTCCAATTCGCCTAAATCCTCTATTTCTAAAGTTATAAATCCTTCGGAAGTTCAAACccaacaaacaaacaaagctACTTACACTCCAGCTTCAACAGACTCAAACTTCAAAGAAGCTGTTTTGTCTCTAGGATTAGAGGAATTCAGCATGCAAGCAGCACCAACTGCCTTTTCATCTACGTTTACTTTAACGGTTATGAATATCCCAGCTGAAATGACCCCCATTGATTTATACAATTACTTCAAAGCCGTTGGAACAGTGAAAGGAACAGCAGTAAGCCAGTTTACCGATCAGAAAGGGGATCGGTATGGAGAAGTCATTATGGATTCGCTTGAAGCATGCAAATCG GCAATTCATGTACTCAGTGGATCTCATTTCAATGGTAGTAAACTCGACGTGAGCATGAAAAAGGTCGCATACCCCAATAATCGCGCCTTGAACCTAACCCCCTCTACTGAAAGCCTATGGCCATTCCCACAAGAAAATTACGGAAACGCTTTCTGCAAAAATGATGCAAACAACAATGGTATGACATGGATGATGGGTTCTCCTACCAAGGAACGCTATCAATGGGGAAGCTCAGCGGAGCAACTCGATATTTCTACTTATTCTAAAAACAATATTCCCAGGAACAACAATGCACTTCCTTCGATATCCCAATGGGAATCTTTGCAAGCCAGTAGCATGCACTCTGCTCCCGTTGACCCATGCAATCTTTATGTAAAAAACTTGGATGACACCGTTATCTCAACGAAAGACCAATTGGAAGCTATATTTTCTCCGTTTGGCAATATAACCTCTTCCATGCTAGCTTGTTATCCAAACTCGGGCATTTCGAAAGGATACGGATTTGTAGCATTCCATCGCATAGAGGAAGCCATTGCAGCAAAGGAAAGATTAAACGGTGCAATgattggaaagaaaagaatctTTGTATGCTTCgctgaaagaaaaacagaCAGGATACGCCGGCTTCAGGAATTGTTTGCAGAACAAAGAACTACAGGCAATGGCTCACCATCTTCAATCTTTGTTCGTCCTGAGAAAACGGTTCCTGTTACTATAAGAAAACCTGAGGAATCAGCAAAATCTCTTTTGAGTTCAACTCAATCCATTACAAACactgaagatgaaaataaacagaACAGCACGGTGGACGAAAATCGCAATGAGGTTCATGATACAGCAACCCCCAAGAAAGGTCTGCCGAAAGAAGACAAACGAGAAAAGGCCCCTTTGAAAGAGAACTTAAACTCGACTGAAATTCCTGCAAAAAAGCGAATGTCAATCAAGTCTCAGTCGATTGCTAATAACCTCAAGAAAATTGAGGAGATGTTGAACCGTAAAAAACTGAAGAGCTCTTGTTTTGTCCCCCGGGCAAAAGCAACTACTTGCACGACTTTGACTTATGTAACAGTAGAACCCATTCATTATCAGGAAGATGAATTGCTTCTCGAAGATACATTCCCCAAAGCAAATCATACGAAAACGGATCCAGATATGTCTATGAGATTTAAACAAATGAGCTCTTCATTGTATCCCGATTccaataaagaaaacttcGAATCTACTGTGAAAGTCGGAAACGCATCTCCTTCAGCAATACAATTATCACAGTTGTAA
- the mug99 gene encoding mitochondrial conserved fungal membrane protein Mug99, translating into MLKITFMNWTSRVFFLRKYTTNVASKPIATFQTKLNDNLSKMKKLTQDQPHLISRLNAITNALTEKTPKHRILLQSLTSSQRDIACSKTILQALLTSPFLPKVPELDEALRTLGQEPLSISFASTPLIQKNARYKSSHLSIPSDFLQVHNLEITYLPANYSDNLISATCQSTYMCSSSYLNIVNDRASRPASHITYLLDKDLTDVDIIKNEPHIMPISSPKALSAISILRQDAGQFTQYKELWDKSNFQTLRNSFLTKNNYELVEKMLKSFMDTIRSENAGQKYIASKNSSNFMLSSLEEWAKCFHADTESFEVQLKALWKKLGFLQLYKNIDAWPNSLKDLLHKSFLQESKLELAFLLGELSRNGDDKKNFYSAMKDFQTYQDTCKQNVSEKFKSLKKQTLYVTLFQGVGALGSLYLYLIAHASMYNSFSIFAVTSVLGFYVLQRSSVNWKRTFWKEQLEDSRCFEGTFRRQLFENSSLYSQNTLQAKMKTETDLLLTQVDESLKCLSKLRVASEN; encoded by the coding sequence ATGCTGAAAATTACTTTCATGAACTGGACGTCGAGGGTGTTTTTCCTTCGAAAATATACAACAAATGTAGCATCAAAGCCCATTGCGACCTTCCAGACAAAGTTGAATGACAACCTTtctaaaatgaaaaagctCACACAAGACCAACCCCATCTCATATCTCGACTGAACGCCATAACGAATGCATTAACGGAAAAAACACCTAAACATCGTATTTTATTACAGTCTTTGACTTCTTCACAAAGGGATATTGCATGCTCGAAAACTATTTTACAAGCTCTTCTAACAAGTCCCTTTCTACCAAAAGTACCTGAGCTTGATGAAGCTTTGAGGACTCTTGGTCAGGAGCCACTTtcgatttcttttgcaagtACTCCCcttatccaaaaaaatgctCGATACAAATCTAGCCATCTTTCTATACCAAGcgattttcttcaagtcCATAACCTAGAGATCACTTACCTACCTGCGAACTATAGTGATAATCTGATCTCAGCAACTTGTCAGAGCACGTACATGTGCTCTTCTTCCTATCTGAACATTGTTAATGATCGTGCTTCTCGCCCAGCTTCACATATAACTTATCTCTTGGACAAGGATTTGACGGATGTTGATATTATTAAAAATGAGCCTCACATTATGCCCATATCCTCGCCAAAGGCATTGTCGGCCATTTCTATATTACGCCAAGATGCAGGCCAGTTTACACAGTATAAGGAGCTTTGGGATAAAAGCAACTTCCAGACATTGCGAAACTCTTTTCTTACTAAAAACAACTACGAATTAGTCGAAAAAATGCTGAAGTCATTTATGGATACGATACGCTCGGAAAATGCTGGACAAAAGTATATTGCCTCTAAGAACAGCAGCAATTTTATGCTATCCTCTTTGGAGGAATGGGCCAAATGTTTTCACGCTGATACGGAGTCTTTTGAAGTCCAACTGAAAGCTTTATGGAAAAAACTTGGGTTTTTACAGCTATACAAAAACATTGACGCATGGCCTAATAGTTTGAAAGACCTGCTTCACAAGTCCTTTCTACAGGAATCTAAACTGGAATTAGCATTCCTCTTGGGCGAATTATCCAGAAATGGGGAtgataaaaagaacttttacAGCGCGATGAAAGACTTTCAAACATATCAAGATACGTGCAAACAAAATGTTTCAGAAAAGTTTAAATCActgaaaaagcaaacgcTTTATGTGACGCTATTCCAAGGTGTTGGAGCTTTGGGCTCTTTGTATCTTTACTTAATTGCTCATGCATCCATGTATAACTCCTTCAGTATCTTTGCTGTAACATCGGTTTTAGGATTCTACGTTTTGCAGCGGAGCTCAGTTAATTGGAAGCGAACATTTTGGAAAGAGCAGCTGGAAGATAGTAGATGTTTTGAGGGAACGTTTCGACGTcaattatttgaaaattctTCCCTTTATAGCCAGAATACACTCCAAGCAAAGATGAAAACAGAGACGGATCTGCTTTTGACCCAGGTTGACGAATCTTTGAAGTGTTTAAGCAAATTACGCGTTGCCTCGGAAAACTAG
- the mrx11 gene encoding mitochondrial expression network (MIOREX) component Mrx11, translating to MQSRLFQETLYSRLTIHRILPSVQAQSKYFQPLLYPKYRQYSSKSPSQSPTTSKTQNLWNRCLKLAGKQAENFKDKPLSYALAFLFLHEVTAILPLPMFYFLFHSLDWTPSSLPTEFLEKGAGVASRIFEKIGYNIPIEQVSRVLIDGAAAYACVKV from the coding sequence ATGCAAAGTAGACTTTTCCAAGAGACATTATATTCTCGCCTAACTATTCATAGGATTCTTCCTTCAGTGCAGGCTCAATCGAAATATTTCCAACCATTGCTTTATCCCAAATACCGCCAGTATTCGTCTAAGTCTCCATCACAAAGTCCTACAACCTCAAAAACCCAAAACCTGTGGAATCGTTGTCTGAAACTTGCAGGAAAACAGGCAGAAAATTTCAAAGACAAGCCACTTAGTTATGCGCTTGCATTCTTATTCCTTCATGAAGTAACTGCGATTTTACCTCTTCCAATGTTTTACTTCTTGTTTCACTCGCTCGACTGGACACCTTCCAGTTTGCCTACCGAGTTCCTTGAAAAAGGAGCTGGTGTTGCGTCCAGgatatttgaaaaaattggataTAATATACCCATCGAACAAGTTTCTAGAGTCTTAATTGATGGAGCTGCTGCTTATGCCTGTGTTAAGGTATGA
- the taf11 gene encoding transcription factor TFIID complex subunit Taf11, whose product MKRNESSSALPTTQSPASLERSESPTSSIQHKARTASPVNDISINNKEKEKEVWNRHDENELEEDDRDDFGTAAISNVTTKAGEADDDTNEKVRTRYLLDSFDEEQMQRYEVFRRANLNKTNVKKLANQILNQSVTPNVAIVISGFSKVFVGEMIELARRIQDHWGDTGPLSPDHLREAYRLSRQNQRVIPKSRRSNKMFR is encoded by the coding sequence ATGAAGAGGAACGAATCGAGCTCAGCGTTACCGACAACGCAAAGCCCCGCAAGTTTGGAAAGATCAGAATCTCCAACGTCTAGTATCCAACATAAAGCTCGAACAGCTTCTCCTGTAAACGATATTAGTATAAAtaacaaggaaaaagaaaaagaagtgtGGAATCGACATGATGAAAAcgaattggaagaagatgatCGGGATGACTTTGGAACAGCCGCAATTTCCAACGTTACAACCAAAGCGGGTGAGGCAGATGATGATACAAACGAAAAAGTGAGAACAAGATATTTATTGGATAGCTTTGACGAAGAACAAATGCAACGATATGAAGTGTTTAGAAGAGCAAATCTCAATAAAACGAATGTCAAAAAGCTGGCGAACCAAATCCTCAATCAAAGTGTCACCCCGAACGTTGCGATTGTCATATCTGGATTTTCTAAGGTTTTTGTAGGTGAAATGATTGAACTGGCTCGAAGAATCCAGGATCATTGGGGGGATACTGGACCGCTTAGTCCTGATCATTTGCGAGAAGCATATCGACTTTCACGGCAAAACCAAAGAGTAATCCCAAAAAGTCGTCGttcaaacaaaatgttTCGGTGA
- the bqt2 gene encoding bouquet formation protein Bqt2, giving the protein MFRGKCAYFDESVPSHLIALWQIHNGTTKFLTEGYHKFDYAFSMNVGKKVRLSIYQTLCTTSPWWIAEQVTSLRRRKPKVAPIIHFNEVEPLYVDHRIQTVYLQPFHSPSV; this is encoded by the exons ATGTTTCGAGGGAAATGCGCGTATTTTGATGAGAGTGTTCCTTCTCATTTAATTGCACTTTGGC AAATACACAATGGTACTACCAAATTCCTTACTGAAGGTTATCACAAATTTGATTACGCTTTCTCAATGAATGTTGGAAAGAAAGTACGACTTTCCATATATCAAACACTTTGCACAACTTCCCCTTGGTGGATTGCAGAGCAAGTTACTTCTTTAAGACGAAG gaaaccaaaagttGCTCCCATCATCCATTTTAATGAAGTAGAGCCTTTATATGTTGACCATCGAATCCAAACGGTTTATTTGCAACCATTTCATTCTCCTAGTGTTTAG
- the gls2 gene encoding glucosidase II alpha subunit Gls2 translates to MNLVRFRWILQWVILGLFVIGSSEAAFRHVFRTSAQDGFAKRNRQLASAQKYDPNYKGQFQLDTSSITFSDGILSGILQKQVPGNMEEILFPFTISFLKDGSTRFQLDEKRRLEGNVDYDGAKIRKDRFDVAQYHDLGSRIHIDTEHPEVTTHNKKLLKVDYGNNQQFSMVLHFQPFMIEFLRDGNVEVVLNQRQLLNMEHYRPRSERSQKDESLGMWEEKFDNILDSKPRGPESLGLDISFIGYKHVYGVPEHTSSLSLKETNNSETGYTDPYRLYNVDIFEYEVDSPMSQYGAIPFMQAHKVNSDVGIFWSNAAATWIDIEKDASSTSTHWYSESGKMDVFIYLGPTALDVYEAYSGLTGRTQLPPLFSIGYHQCRWNYFSEEDVQTVDNTFNEVDMPYDAIWLDIDYTSGRRYFTWDEATFPHPQETLKKLDSNGRKMVVILDPHIKNDPNYFVSKDLLENDFTVKDSSGVDNYNAECWPGDSIWVDFFNMEGQQWWGDLYSYDRFKGSDKNLFIWNDMNEPSVFKGPETSMHRDAIHHGGWEHRDVHNIYGHECINSTYKGLIKRDHGELRPFILTRSFFAGTNTLAASWIGDTLSTWEHFRGSLATVLTNGVAGMPFSGADVAGFFGNPDPELFVRWYELGIFYPFFRAHAHIDTKRREPWLYGEPYTSMVRNLLGIRYRLLPTWYTTFRTTHMTGLPILRPQFLVHPADELGFDIDDQFYLGDSGLLVKPVLEPGVSETAVYIADDETYYDFYDFDEMKGKGKHVVPASLGRIPILLRGGNILITRERIRRASELTINDPYTLYIAVSGKTGSASGELYMDDGTSFEYEKGAYISRKFTFNDGVLDVFDTHPHPQSGVRYAESMKHLKVERIKLIGDNHQKIKIHKHGMSGVKSWDVKVNTDGVVQKPNLYLV, encoded by the coding sequence ATGAATTTGGTAAGGTTTAGATGGATTTTGCAATGGGTCATCTTAGGATTGTTTGTAATTGGAAGCTCTGAAGCTGCTTTTCGACACGTTTTTCGTACTTCTGCGCAAGATGGATTTGCAAAACGAAATCGACAGCTTGCATCTGCGCAAAAGTATGACCCCAATTACAAAGGACAATTTCAATTAGATACCTCTAGCATCACTTTCAGTGATGGAATTCTCAGTGGTATTTTACAGAAACAAGTTCCTGGAAACATGGAGGAGATATTGTTTCCATTCACAATATCGTTCTTAAAGGATGGAAGCACTCGTTTTCAACTTGATGAAAAACGTCGTCTGGAGGGTAATGTTGATTATGATGGTGCGAAAATTCGAAAGGATAGATTTGATGTTGCTCAATATCATGATTTGGGAAGCCGAATTCACATTGATACAGAACACCCAGAAGTTACAACGCATAATAAAAAGTTACTGAAAGTCGATTATGGAAATAATCAGCAATTTTCAATGGTTTTGCATTTCCAGCCATTTATGATTGAGTTTCTGCGTGACGGTAATGTCGAAGTTGTCTTGAATCAACGTCAATTATTGAACATGGAGCATTACCGTCCTCGTTCCGAACGCTCTCAGAAGGATGAATCGCTAGGTATGTGGGAGGAAAAGTTTGATAATATTCTTGACAGCAAGCCTCGTGGACCCGAGAGTCTTGGCTTAGACATTAGCTTCATCGGCTATAAACATGTATATGGTGTTCCTGAGCACACTTCGTCACTTTCtttgaaggaaacaaacaattctGAGACGGGATATACTGATCCTTATCGTTTATATAATGttgatatttttgaatatgaaGTCGACTCTCCTATGAGTCAATATGGTGCAATTCCTTTTATGCAGGCACATAAGGTAAATTCAGATGTTGGCATCTTTTGGTCAAACGCTGCGGCTACGTGGATTGACATAGAAAAAGACGCATCCTCAACATCAACCCATTGGTATTCTGAGTCAGGAAAGATGGACgtgtttatttatttaggTCCTACTGCTTTGGACGTTTATGAGGCATATTCAGGATTGACTGGCCGCACTCAGTTACCTCCCTTGTTTTCCATAGGCTACCATCAATGCCGTTGGAACTACTTCtctgaagaagatgttCAGACCGTTGACAACACATTTAATGAAGTTGACATGCCGTATGATGCTATATGGTTAGATATTGATTACACGTCTGGTCGTCGCTATTTTACTTGGGATGAAGCAACATTTCCTCATCCTCAAGaaactttaaaaaagctGGATTCAAATGGCCGTAAGATGGTTGTAATTCTCGATCCTCATATCAAAAACGATCCAAATTATTTCGTATCTAAAGATTTGTTAGAGAATGATTTTACTGTGAAGGATTCGTCTGGTGTTGATAATTACAATGCCGAGTGCTGGCCTGGAGATTCTATATGGGTtgactttttcaatatGGAAGGCCAGCAATGGTGGGGAGATCTTTATTCTTACGACAGATTTAAAGGTTCCGACaagaatttatttatttggaaTGACATGAATGAGCCGTCGGTTTTCAAAGGTCCTGAAACATCTATGCATCGCGATGCTATTCATCATGGTGGTTGGGAGCATCGTGACGTCCATAATATTTACGGACATGAATGTATTAACAGCACCTACAAGGGTCTGATAAAACGAGATCATGGAGAACTTCGACCATTTATTCTCACtcgttctttctttgctgGCACCAATACCCTGGCGGCTAGTTGGATCGGTGACACTTTGAGTACTTGGGAGCATTTTCGTGGATCCCTCGCTACTGTGTTAACAAACGGAGTAGCCGGAATGCCATTTTCAGGTGCTGACGTTGctggattttttggaaacccAGACCCGGAACTTTTTGTTCGTTGGTACGAGTTGGGTATTTTCTATCCGTTCTTCCGAGCACATGCTCATATAGACACAAAGCGTAGGGAGCCATGGCTTTACGGCGAACCTTATACTTCAATGGTTCGTAATTTATTGGGAATTCGCTACCGCTTACTTCCAACTTGGTACACGACATTTCGTACAACTCATATGACAGGTCTCCCAATTCTTCGGCCTCAATTTTTAGTCCATCCAGCAGACGAACTAGGTTTTGATATTGATGatcaattttatttaggCGATTCAGGGCTTCTCGTAAAGCCGGTATTGGAACCTGGTGTAAGTGAAACAGCTGTTTATATTGCAGATGATGAAACTTATTATGATTTTTACGATTTTGATGAGATGAAGGGCAAGGGGAAGCATGTTGTTCCTGCTTCTCTAGGAAGAATCCCCATCTTATTACGAGGAGGTAATATTTTAATTACACGTGAACGTATACGACGTGCCTCTGAACTTACTATAAACGATCCTTATACTCTATACATTGCAGTGTCTGGTAAAACGGGATCAGCTAGCGGTGAACTGTATATGGATGACGGCACTTCAtttgaatatgaaaaaggcGCTTATATTTCTCGGAAGTTCACTTTTAATGACGGTGTATTGGATGTATTTGATACTCATCCACACCCTCAATCAGGCGTACGATATGCAGAGTCTATGAAGCATCTTAAGGTGGAACGTATCAAATTAATTGGCGACAATCACCAAAAGATTAAGATTCACAAGCACGGCATGTCCGGTGTTAAGAGCTGGGATGTAAAGGTTAATACGGACGGCGTCGTACAGAAACCTAATTTATATTTAGTGTAA
- the jmj2 gene encoding histone demethylase Jmj2, with amino-acid sequence MVMSHPFVRNSRPAQVAYQPRSNETLTDHITTRRRNGRYLENSNINNHRNRPSALGLSPAPTFYPSDEEFTDAIRYIQKITPIAKDFGIVKIVPPSGWKPSFELDMDKFTFRARRQDLRMMDLGFRESAAYDERVFRYFCNRNIELPQIFVVGNTTVDLYQIRNSLERLGFSKGAAIPKDYWKRALVSMNLPNTSRAEKEIQSIYSKYIAPFEAYVATLSSDACNYQPLFTKVEDHELTLTDKLSRTQRTETSSFHSPLKKKSGSEEKANIQKHNRAIDRARKRRVKTCESCQKKIDFSIECLGKESYCKECILTPHVFGFEMGDIYTLSEFERKCDNFKTEYFSKFDSQTRITDELVEAEYWKLVKSKEEAYEVEYGADLSTMDKGSAFPHWRKNPKNPYSRDPWNLNVLASSDGSLLRFVENAVSGITSPWLYIGMCFSTFCWHVEDNYTYSANYQHSGETKLWYGIPGNHASKFEEAAREIAPDLAACQPDLLYQLAAMTNPKELTKRGVKVYYVDQAPNEFVVTFPKCFHGGINLGFNINEAVNFAPKNWLLDGYSLEGALKYQSILKPTVLSHDRLIYKLATKNTDVVAYEEILPCLREAFEREQSERTFLREQHHLKEALVREPLKTDEQWQCVHCNAYSYFSKIVCPCTSSIACTKHMEKLCDCKFEKKTLQLRIRDTELLSLLNLNLSNTS; translated from the coding sequence ATGGTTATGAGCCATCCTTTTGTTCGCAATTCACGACCTGCTCAGGTTGCATATCAACCTCGGTCAAACGAAACTTTAACAGACCATATAACAACAAGGCGGAGGAATGGCAGATACTtggaaaattcaaatataAATAACCATCGGAATCGCCCTTCAGCATTAGGCCTTTCTCCTGCACCAACGTTTTACCCTAGCGATGAAGAATTTACAGACGCGATTCGAtacattcaaaaaatcacGCCAATTGCAAAAGACTTTGGAATTGTCAAGATAGTACCTCCTAGTGGTTGGAAACCATCATTTGAATTGGACATGGATAAATTTACTTTTCGTGCAAGACGCCAAGATTTACGCATGATGGACCTAGGATTTCGAGAATCTGCCGCATATGACGAACGGGTATTTAGGTATTTTTGCAACAGAAACATTGAGCTACCGCAAATATTTGTAGTCGGTAACACGACAGTGGATCTATATCAAATACGAAATTCTCTGGAACGCTTAGGATTCTCAAAAGGAGCAGCAATTCCAAAAGATTATTGGAAAAGGGCTCTAGTATCTATGAATTTACCAAATACTTCAAGAGCTGAGAAGGAAATACAGAGCATCTACTCAAAATATATTGCTCCTTTTGAAGCGTACGTTGCTACATTGTCATCTGATGCATGTAATTACCAGCCTCTTTTCACAAAAGTGGAAGATCATGAGTTAACGCTCACCGATAAGTTATCAAGGACGCAAAGAACAGAAACTTCTTCATTCCATAGccctttgaagaaaaaatcggGTTCTGAAGAGAAAGCTAATATTCAGAAACATAACAGAGCTATAGATCGTGCAAGAAAGAGACGAGTGAAAACCTGTGAAAGctgtcaaaaaaaaatcgactTTTCTATTGAATGCCTTGGTAAAGAATCGTATTGTAAAGAATGCATATTAACACCTCACGTGTTTGGATTTGAAATGGGCGATATTTATACTCTTTCTGAGTTCGAAAGGAAATGCGATAATTTTAAGACTGagtatttttcaaagtttgaTTCCCAAACGCGTATAACTGACGAACTTGTGGAAGCAGAATACTGGAAGTTagtaaaaagtaaagaagaagcCTATGAGGTCGAATATGGCGCTGATTTATCTACTATGGACAAGGGCAGTGCCTTTCCGCACTGGCGgaaaaacccaaaaaatCCGTATTCAAGAGATCCATGGAATTTAAACGTCCTAGCTTCTTCGGATGGCTCTTTACTTCGATTTGTTGAAAACGCTGTGTCTGGGATTACGTCCCCTTGGCTATATATCGGAATGTGCTTTTCGACGTTTTGTTGGCACGTTGAGGATAATTATACATATTCAGCGAACTATCAGCATTCTGGTGAAACAAAACTTTGGTATGGTATTCCTGGTAATCATGCTTCTAAGTTTGAGGAAGCAGCTCGTGAAATAGCACCCGATTTAGCAGCCTGTCAGCCTGATTTACTATACCAACTTGCTGCTATGActaatccaaaagagtTGACAAAACGAGGAGTTAAAGTATATTACGTTGATCAAGCTCCAAATGAGTTCGTTGTCACCTTTCCAAAGTGCTTTCATGGTGGTATTAACCTTGGGTTTAATATTAATGAAGCCGTCAATTTTGCCCCCAAAAATTGGCTTTTAGATGGTTACTCGTTGGAAGGGGCCCTTAAGTACCAAAGTATCCTTAAACCAACGGTACTTTCACATGATCGTTTAATATATAAACTTGCTACGAAGAATACTGATGTGGTTGCGTATGAAGAAATCCTACCATGTCTCCGCGAAGCATTTGAGAGAGAACAAAGCGAACGTACTTTTCTTAGAGAGCAGCATCACTTGAAAGAAGCGTTGGTTCGTGAACCTCTAAAGACGGACGAGCAATGGCAATGTGTACATTGTAATGCTTACTCTTACTTCTCGAAAATCGTTTGTCCCTGTACATCTTCGATTGCTTGCACAAAACATATGGAAAAACTTTGTGATtgcaaatttgaaaagaagactttGCAGCTTCGAATACGCGATACGGAATTGCTAAGTTTGCTGAAtttgaatctttcaaaCACTTCTtaa